The proteins below come from a single Triticum aestivum cultivar Chinese Spring chromosome 5D, IWGSC CS RefSeq v2.1, whole genome shotgun sequence genomic window:
- the LOC123123740 gene encoding rust resistance kinase Lr10-like isoform X1: MYELAPRSVMFATFVNCSQEVRNNSPYLPVACRSTSSSFVYVLIGDPTDIFALKPSCGYLAMTILEGERSPYYANYGDVVESMRNGFAVSFPQDLGTSFGPLPLLSIGKLISALKSRRYTWEKILDLLLTRLFPRIPGKYAYAAIPMWIAQWIAITAVLCRFMLPPLVVLTFLAYKYWRTRITIDAVEKFLRMQQMVGPIRYSYTDITAVTRHFRDKLGQGGYGSVYKGVLLPGDIHVAVKMLAGSSNCNGEDFISEVSTIGRIHHVNVVHLMGFCSEEMRRALIYEYMPNGSLDKYIFSSERSFSWDKLNEIALGIARGINYLHQGCDMQILHFDIKPHNILLDTNLVPKVADFGLAKLYPRDDSFVPLSAMRGTIGYIAPEMVSRSFGVVSSKSDVYSFGMLLLEMAGGRRNADPNASNSSQAYYPSWVYDRLTRQQEVGEISAADEMHELERKLCLVGLCCIQMKSHDRPTMSEAIEMLEGGVEGLHVPSRPFFCDDEHAPVAADSHHVFSELTALSEDDEFDDASTQDNSAGLRNAE; the protein is encoded by the exons ATGTATGAACTGGCCCCTCGCTCAGTTATGTTTGCTACCTTCGTGAATTGCTCGCAGGAGGTCAGGAACAATAGTCCCTACTTACCGGTTGCTTGCCGCAGCACGAGCTCCTCTTTTGTTTATGTGCTGATTGGTGATCCCACTGACATTTTCGCCCTCAAGCCTTCCTGTGGATACCTGGCTATGACTATTTTGGAAGGCGAGAGATCGCCATATTATGCAAATTATGGAGATGTCGTGGAATCCATGAGAAACGGATTTGCAGTTAGTTTTCCGCAAGATCTTGGAACAAGCTTTGGACCCTTGCCGTTGCTCAGTATTGG CAAATTAATCAGTGCACTGAAGTCTAGAAGGTATACGTGGGAAAAGATTTTGGATCTTTTGCTAACTCGTTTGTTTCCTCGTATACCTGGAAAATATGCATATGCAGCAATTCCCATGTGGATTGCCCAGTGGATTGCAATAACCGCTG TACTATGCAGGTTCATGCTGCCGCCACTGGTGGTATTGACTTTCCTTGCCTACAAGTACTGGAGAACAAGGATAACAATTGATGCAGTCGAGAAGTTCTTGCGGATGCAACAAATGGTGGGCCCAATCAGGTACAGCTACACTGACATCACCGCAGTGACAAGGCATTTCAGAGATAAATTGGGCCAAGGGGGCTATGGCTCAGTCTACAAAGGTGTTCTTCTCCCAGGAGATATCCATGTTGCTGTTAAGATGCTAGCAGGTAGCTCCAATTGCAACGGAGAAGATTTTATAAGTGAGGTCTCCACCATTGGCAGGATCCACCATGTCAACGTGGTCCATCTCATGGGGTTCTGCTCGGAGGAAATGAGAAGGGCCCTAATCTATGAGTACATGCCTAATGGTTCTCTTGACAAATACATCTTTTCGTCGGAGAGGAGCTTCTCTTGGGACAAGCTCAATGAGATTGCTTTGGGGATTGCGAGGGGTATCAACTACCTGCATCAGGGGTGCGACATGCAGATTTTGCACTTCGACATCAAGCCGCACAACATTCTTCTCGATACCAATTTGGTTCCCAAAGTTGCTGATTTCGGCCTGGCCAAACTGTACCCAAGGGATGACAGCTTTGTGCCGTTGAGTGCTATGCGGGGAACCATTGGGTACATAGCTCCTGAGATGGTATCTCGGAGCTTTGGTGTGGTATCAAGCAAATCTGATGTTTACAGCTTCGGAATGCTGCTACTGGAAATGGCAGGAGGACGCCGGAATGCTGACCCGAATGCATCAAACTCAAGCCAGGCGTACTACCCGTCCTGGGTGTACGACAGGCTAACAAGGCAACAAGAAGTGGGTGAGATATCCGCGGCAGATGAGATGCACGAGTTGGAGAGGAAGCTTTGTCTCGTTGGGCTATGCTGCATCCAGATGAAGTCTCACGATCGGCCGACGATGAGCGAGGCCATAGAGATGCTCGAAGGTGGCGTTGAAGGCCTGCATGTGCCTTCCAGGCCATTCTTCTGTGACGATGAGCACGCCCCTGTAGCTGCGGATTCTCACCACGTCTTCTCTGAGCTGACTGCTCTGTCGGaggatgatgagtttgatgatgcTTCTACGCAAGACAACAGCGCTGGTCTTAGAAATGCAGAGTAG
- the LOC123123740 gene encoding rust resistance kinase Lr10-like isoform X2, with the protein MTILEGERSPYYANYGDVVESMRNGFAVSFPQDLGTSFGPLPLLSIGKLISALKSRRYTWEKILDLLLTRLFPRIPGKYAYAAIPMWIAQWIAITAVLCRFMLPPLVVLTFLAYKYWRTRITIDAVEKFLRMQQMVGPIRYSYTDITAVTRHFRDKLGQGGYGSVYKGVLLPGDIHVAVKMLAGSSNCNGEDFISEVSTIGRIHHVNVVHLMGFCSEEMRRALIYEYMPNGSLDKYIFSSERSFSWDKLNEIALGIARGINYLHQGCDMQILHFDIKPHNILLDTNLVPKVADFGLAKLYPRDDSFVPLSAMRGTIGYIAPEMVSRSFGVVSSKSDVYSFGMLLLEMAGGRRNADPNASNSSQAYYPSWVYDRLTRQQEVGEISAADEMHELERKLCLVGLCCIQMKSHDRPTMSEAIEMLEGGVEGLHVPSRPFFCDDEHAPVAADSHHVFSELTALSEDDEFDDASTQDNSAGLRNAE; encoded by the exons ATGACTATTTTGGAAGGCGAGAGATCGCCATATTATGCAAATTATGGAGATGTCGTGGAATCCATGAGAAACGGATTTGCAGTTAGTTTTCCGCAAGATCTTGGAACAAGCTTTGGACCCTTGCCGTTGCTCAGTATTGG CAAATTAATCAGTGCACTGAAGTCTAGAAGGTATACGTGGGAAAAGATTTTGGATCTTTTGCTAACTCGTTTGTTTCCTCGTATACCTGGAAAATATGCATATGCAGCAATTCCCATGTGGATTGCCCAGTGGATTGCAATAACCGCTG TACTATGCAGGTTCATGCTGCCGCCACTGGTGGTATTGACTTTCCTTGCCTACAAGTACTGGAGAACAAGGATAACAATTGATGCAGTCGAGAAGTTCTTGCGGATGCAACAAATGGTGGGCCCAATCAGGTACAGCTACACTGACATCACCGCAGTGACAAGGCATTTCAGAGATAAATTGGGCCAAGGGGGCTATGGCTCAGTCTACAAAGGTGTTCTTCTCCCAGGAGATATCCATGTTGCTGTTAAGATGCTAGCAGGTAGCTCCAATTGCAACGGAGAAGATTTTATAAGTGAGGTCTCCACCATTGGCAGGATCCACCATGTCAACGTGGTCCATCTCATGGGGTTCTGCTCGGAGGAAATGAGAAGGGCCCTAATCTATGAGTACATGCCTAATGGTTCTCTTGACAAATACATCTTTTCGTCGGAGAGGAGCTTCTCTTGGGACAAGCTCAATGAGATTGCTTTGGGGATTGCGAGGGGTATCAACTACCTGCATCAGGGGTGCGACATGCAGATTTTGCACTTCGACATCAAGCCGCACAACATTCTTCTCGATACCAATTTGGTTCCCAAAGTTGCTGATTTCGGCCTGGCCAAACTGTACCCAAGGGATGACAGCTTTGTGCCGTTGAGTGCTATGCGGGGAACCATTGGGTACATAGCTCCTGAGATGGTATCTCGGAGCTTTGGTGTGGTATCAAGCAAATCTGATGTTTACAGCTTCGGAATGCTGCTACTGGAAATGGCAGGAGGACGCCGGAATGCTGACCCGAATGCATCAAACTCAAGCCAGGCGTACTACCCGTCCTGGGTGTACGACAGGCTAACAAGGCAACAAGAAGTGGGTGAGATATCCGCGGCAGATGAGATGCACGAGTTGGAGAGGAAGCTTTGTCTCGTTGGGCTATGCTGCATCCAGATGAAGTCTCACGATCGGCCGACGATGAGCGAGGCCATAGAGATGCTCGAAGGTGGCGTTGAAGGCCTGCATGTGCCTTCCAGGCCATTCTTCTGTGACGATGAGCACGCCCCTGTAGCTGCGGATTCTCACCACGTCTTCTCTGAGCTGACTGCTCTGTCGGaggatgatgagtttgatgatgcTTCTACGCAAGACAACAGCGCTGGTCTTAGAAATGCAGAGTAG